The Prevotella melaninogenica genome window below encodes:
- a CDS encoding S41 family peptidase — MNQSKNNHFMPLLMALCVVVGILIGTFYANHFSGNRLNIINSGSSRLSNLLHIIDDQYVDSVNIDELVDKAIPEILSELDPHSVYISAKDVQLATDDLKGSFSGVGIEFTIRQDTLRIQNVIKDGPADKAGLLAGDKVVSINGKSFVGKDVTNEEAMHRLKGPKDSKVKIGVKRYGEKGVKMFTVTRGDIAVKSVSAAYMLNDTTGYIRIKSFGERTYAEMLAALQTLNIRGADHLVIDLRDNGGGILESAVQMANEFLPKNRLIVYTQGRKSPRVNYRSDGKGSYQHIPMVVLINEGSASAAEIFAGAMQDNDRATIVGRRSFGKGLVQQQIQFNDGSLIRLTIARYYTPSGRCIQKPFKPGDNADYENDILTRYQHGEFFSQDSIKHAGPAYHTVNGRTVYGGGGITPDIFVPEDTSKVTSYYKEAVMSGLILQYAFNYTDSNRKKLSSFGEIKPLANYLEHQNLVGDFVNFAEKNGLRRRNLMIMRSHSLLQDYLNSRIIYNILDEQAWIEYVNRDDATVKEAIRVFHMPSLLLLKPKQKALKHSDSLRKTIPLRR; from the coding sequence ATGAATCAGAGTAAAAACAATCATTTCATGCCGTTACTGATGGCACTATGTGTTGTCGTCGGTATTCTTATTGGTACTTTCTATGCCAATCATTTCTCAGGTAATCGTCTAAATATCATTAATAGTGGTAGTAGTCGACTTAGTAATCTGTTGCATATCATCGATGATCAGTATGTTGATTCTGTTAATATCGATGAACTTGTTGATAAGGCTATTCCTGAGATTCTGTCAGAGCTTGACCCACATTCTGTCTATATCAGTGCAAAGGATGTGCAGCTGGCTACGGATGACTTGAAGGGCTCTTTCTCAGGTGTTGGAATTGAATTTACTATTCGTCAAGATACATTGCGTATACAGAATGTTATCAAGGATGGACCTGCAGACAAGGCTGGTTTGTTAGCGGGTGACAAGGTTGTTAGTATCAATGGTAAATCGTTTGTTGGTAAAGATGTTACAAATGAGGAAGCTATGCACCGTCTTAAGGGTCCAAAGGATTCGAAGGTAAAGATTGGTGTTAAGCGATATGGTGAAAAGGGAGTAAAGATGTTCACGGTAACACGTGGTGATATTGCTGTGAAGAGTGTCTCTGCTGCATATATGCTTAATGATACAACAGGCTATATTCGTATCAAGAGTTTTGGTGAAAGAACTTATGCGGAGATGTTAGCAGCTTTGCAAACTCTCAATATTCGGGGTGCAGATCACTTGGTTATTGACCTTCGTGATAATGGAGGTGGTATCTTGGAGTCTGCTGTACAGATGGCTAATGAGTTCCTTCCAAAGAATCGTCTGATTGTATATACACAAGGTAGAAAGAGTCCTCGTGTTAATTATCGTAGTGATGGTAAGGGAAGCTATCAGCATATTCCAATGGTTGTACTTATCAATGAGGGTTCGGCTTCTGCTGCAGAGATCTTCGCTGGTGCTATGCAAGATAACGATCGTGCAACGATTGTTGGTCGTCGTTCCTTTGGTAAGGGATTGGTACAGCAGCAAATTCAGTTTAATGATGGCAGTTTGATTCGATTGACGATAGCACGTTATTATACTCCTTCAGGACGTTGTATCCAAAAGCCATTCAAGCCTGGTGATAATGCTGACTATGAGAATGATATTCTCACACGTTATCAGCATGGTGAGTTCTTCTCTCAGGATAGTATCAAACATGCGGGACCAGCTTATCATACAGTAAACGGACGCACCGTATATGGTGGCGGTGGTATTACGCCAGACATCTTTGTGCCAGAGGATACATCAAAGGTAACTTCTTATTATAAGGAAGCTGTGATGAGTGGACTTATCCTTCAGTATGCTTTCAATTATACTGATAGTAACAGGAAAAAACTCAGTAGCTTTGGGGAAATAAAACCATTGGCAAACTACTTGGAGCATCAGAACCTTGTAGGTGACTTCGTTAACTTTGCAGAAAAGAACGGATTGCGCAGACGTAATTTGATGATTATGCGTTCACACTCACTTCTGCAGGATTATCTTAACAGTCGCATCATTTATAATATACTTGATGAGCAGGCTTGGATAGAGTATGTGAACCGTGACGATGCAACTGTAAAAGAGGCTATCAGAGTGTTCCATATGCCTTCTCTACTTTTGCTTAAACCAAAGCAGAAGGCTCTGAAGCATTCAGATTCCCTACGTAAAACAATCCCTCTACGTCGATGA
- a CDS encoding 5-formyltetrahydrofolate cyclo-ligase, translating to MIQFDKKSLRKEVRTRKKLFSTEELIKESRPLIQRVLNHPRLQSAKTVLLYNSLPDEVYTHDLIKQLHNEGRTILLPVVISDTEMELRLYRNPNSFETSSYGILEPIGEAFTDFSSIEFALIPGMAFDKERNRLGRGKGYYDRFLPLLTNAYKVGICFPFQFLPNIPTEETDIKVDECIY from the coding sequence ATGATACAGTTTGATAAAAAGTCCTTACGGAAAGAAGTGAGGACACGAAAGAAACTGTTTTCTACAGAAGAGTTGATAAAGGAGTCACGTCCACTTATCCAGCGAGTACTCAATCACCCACGTCTTCAAAGTGCTAAGACAGTTCTTCTGTATAATTCGCTGCCTGATGAGGTTTATACTCATGACCTCATCAAGCAACTTCATAATGAAGGAAGGACTATTCTTCTTCCTGTTGTCATCAGTGATACCGAAATGGAACTTCGACTCTATCGTAATCCAAATTCCTTTGAAACGAGTAGTTATGGAATACTTGAGCCTATAGGTGAAGCTTTTACGGATTTCTCTTCTATAGAATTTGCGCTCATTCCAGGCATGGCTTTTGATAAGGAACGGAATCGTCTTGGACGTGGAAAAGGTTATTATGACCGTTTTCTTCCTTTGCTCACAAATGCATATAAGGTTGGTATCTGTTTTCCTTTTCAGTTCCTTCCAAACATACCAACTGAAGAGACAGATATAAAGGTAGATGAATGTATCTACTAA